The Helianthus annuus cultivar XRQ/B chromosome 16, HanXRQr2.0-SUNRISE, whole genome shotgun sequence genome includes a window with the following:
- the LOC110919277 gene encoding glutamic acid-rich protein-like, which yields MVTALVLNKKYNFSKIVFHYMVENITSKSKTWVYPRFVQMMLDHAYPDLERDENNDLLEIFCMDNESLKQLARYHLNHPEPSTKAEFFGFIKDKNYQDPDPIDHQKWRNDKEMKEKSYADELKTLEGFKETRNEWFLKEEKNKRSGKSTPKVQAEEGSSSQPKQKRQKKNVETMLVDESEEEDEGEAEAEVNVEGDVRLSPESAKLLKSLTDYNAETEKTAGDEGDNEDKSSSSSSDEDIDETERAKRIQAEIEKEKQLKRKRKEDKDDELYNPSPEHVIESQTLPSSGGRKKTSARKSVTSSKAARRKLIVKNFPNNPVNIPLDDIGDFDFANNEQVKRLEKKVEEVLIENKKLVDREKKLEKRVKSVEAENSSLLNKVEADQAEIDILKVKVAELEEEKARRDEQNKYFELKNNELESAKAMKEHEIYMLNKVLENLLGKSVEQRFEEIEVEEVRARCQAEIDAQMKNEGKGVEGIPKVSERSIIPSTEDVLIDDVIDDEEEVEEDDDEDDDDEDKADDADDVFSACSHSDDDDDDNGQGGTGIKVTEASNEENVEDYLHDDVN from the exons ATGGTGACAGCTCTCGTGTTAAACAAGAAGTATAACTTTTCAAAGATTGTGTTTCATTACATGGTAGAAAATATTACTTCGAAAAGCAAGACTTGGGTTTATCCACGATTTGTTCAGATGATGTTAGACCATGCTTATCCTGATTTGGAGAGAGATGAAAACAATGATCTGTTGGAAATATTCTGCATGGATAATGAGTCTTTGAAACAATTGGCCAGATATCACCTAAACCATCCAGAGCCATCAACAAAAGCTGAATTCTTTGGGTTCATCAAAGACAAAAATTACCAAGATCCAGATCCAATTGATCATCAAAAGTGGAGGAATGACaaagaaatgaaagaaaagagttatgcagatgaGTTGAAAACACTTGAAGGCTTCAAAGAAACAAGAAACGAGTGGTTCTTAAAAGAAGAGAAAAATAAGAGGAGCGGAAAATCAACTCCGAAAGTTCAAGCAGAGGAGGGCTCATCTTCTCAACCAAAGCAAAAGCGTCAAAAGAAAAATGTTGAGACTATGCTTGTTGATGAATCAGAGGAggaagatgaaggtgaagctgaagctgaagttAATGTTGAAGGAGATGTTCGTTTGTCTCCTGAATCTGCAAAGTTGTTGAAATCTCTTACTGATTATAATGCTGAAACAGAGAAGACAGCTGGTGATGAAGGTGATAATGAAGATaaaagttcatcaagttcatctGATGAAGATATTGATGAAACTGAACGTGCAAAGAGAATTCAGGCCGAAATAGAGAAAGAGAAGCAGCTCAAGAGAAAGAGGAAAGAAGATAAAGATGATGAATTGTATAATCCATCTCCTGAGCATGTTATAGAGTCTCAGACACTTCCATCATCTGGTGGTAGGAAGAAGACAAGTGCAAGAAAGAGTGTGACTTCTTCAAAAGCAGCTAGAAGAAAGTTGATTGTCAA AAATTTTCCAAACAATCCAGTGAATATTCCTCTTGATGATATTGGAGATTTCGACTTTGCGAATAATGAGCAAGTGAAGAGGTTAGAAAAGAAAGTAGAGGAAGTGTTAATTGAAAACAAAAAGTTGGTGGATAGGGAAAAGAAACTTGAGAAGCGTGTAAAGTCAGTTGAAGCTGAGAACTCTTCATTGTTAAACAAAGTTGAAGCTGATCAGGCAGAGATTGATATTCTTAAAGTGAAAGTTGCTGAATTAGAGGAAGAGAAAGCACGCAGAGATGAGCAGAACAAGTACTTTGAGTTAAAGAACAACGAGTTGGAATCTGCTAAAGCAATGAAAGAACACGAGATATACATGCTGAATAAAGTGTTAGAAAACTTGCTTGGAAAGTCTGTTGAGCAGAGATTTGAAGAGATTGAAGTTGAAGAGGTTAGAGCTCGATGTCAAGCTGAAATTGATGCTCAGATGAAGAATGAAGGCAAGGGTGTTGAAGGTATTCCTAAAGTGTCTGAAAGATCAATTATTCCATCAACT GAAGACGTGTTGATTGATGATGTTATTGATGACGAGGAAGAGGttgaggaggatgatgatgaagatgatgatgatgaagataagGCAGATGATGCAGACGATGTATTCTCTGCTTGTAGtcacagtgatgatgatgatgatgacaatgGTCAGGGTGGCACAGGAATTAAAGTTACAGAAGCGTCTAATGAAGAGAATGTCGAGGATTATCTTCATGATGATGTAAATTAA